The following proteins are encoded in a genomic region of Oncorhynchus kisutch isolate 150728-3 linkage group LG6, Okis_V2, whole genome shotgun sequence:
- the LOC109893270 gene encoding nucleoside diphosphate kinase A-like, which produces MANTERTFIAIKPDGVQRGLVGEIIKRFEQRGFRLVAMKMTQASEDLVKQHYIDLKDLPFYGGLCAFMHSGPVVAMIWEGLNVVKNGRLMLGETNPADSQPGSIRGDLCITLGRNIIHGSDSLDSAKKEIGLWFKPEEVVEYKSCQHGFLYE; this is translated from the exons ATGGCAAACACCGAACGTACCTTCATTGCCATCAAGCCCGATGGTGTCCAGAGGGGGCTTGTGGGGGAGATCATTAAGCGCTTTGAGCAGAGGGGCTTCAGGCTTGTGGCCATGAAGATGACCCAG GCATCTGAGGACCTTGTCAAGCAGCACTACATTGACCTGAAGGACTTGCCCTTCTATGGTGGCCTTTGTGCCTTCATGCACTCTGGTCCCGTTGTTGCCATG ATCTGGGAAGGCCTGAACGTTGTGAAGAACGGCAGACTGATGCTGGGAGAGACCAACCCTGCAGACTCCCAGCCCGGCAGCATCCGCGGTGACCTCTGTATCACGCTTGGCAG GAACATCATCCACGGCAGTGACTCCCTTGATAGTGCCAAAAAGGAGATCGGCCTGTGGTTCAAGCCAGAGGAGGTGGTTGAGTACAAGAGCTGCCAACATGGATTCCTGTATGAGTAA
- the LOC109891905 gene encoding uncharacterized protein LOC109891905 isoform X2 — protein sequence MQEADPESAGPSQSQETEAEREMEDADTESAGPSQSQETEEEREMQKGDQDLAGPSNTWEPHQTFHCNLSLAQRSSSSELKFLGEEMTEKQWILFTENMHERFTIFEAHAKCKNILSWVKKASSTEVVPALDLSMDRDLPWTPSSSSSSTSSSWSSVVINVADLGAASTCRSIRFSLGPSHGPSEVANPRTGASTRNPTPFPSPIFSEESLGNEEEDDNLRKYCTASEDRDREDWDRPRSDPLRSVFGLSHSFIFSQVHRDAHRSLSEVILPSIQRRPKKMRPIILSADTRLIMAIVEIIIKQINASLAQIVLKGCASQGAEAPSTSISSLSSQFAEQMLRIITTTMNGHIMGQMALTRLSGKSPLEIESRLETELGPLAGQVIVATISSIQRAKSDAQTGHEVRVSSPCTYFLSAVSAEVQSLVVQRSGTRMSARQSGSNHLLNLSQAKITRAVELKMAEMYGGSLWDWSLTEQNIQPGHDRITAMSSDLVDLVLDDTLDALGYLENQALSGPQSVGYRNGIEGLDIDGVARDMVRKAAVKLKASMSELELEVGSRSSQGSSGPSNHSPLSRSHSDPRMLCVWSAAGVRTVLQVLKTELDSNSDESFDPLQMARNLLARLASGVKSIDNLEIGKMLQGTSAIMEPEAVREYPEISSTAIYHSLLIDCPFPPSERVQETIILSHPLTAQDVTTQRKKQHSADLQTDSLMAEYPAKAQRVVTQVIRDSPLTVDILSAHVSSKNIAEASTHVLESLLVDLNEAVEVSRAERSKFWEQVQLSSQKLYSTAVDKLKSLYTGCLLNNERDHQDTHVTADKIQDMEVSTNNDLKDPTVAVSQELVRHSAKKILTKVLNVIKAGVAGSEHSSVGEQMTEECQVATEMLDSILNRLEDDEPDVGEEDHLHVMSVRDIYEDVSSKTSQVCMVMSSQAMDALTDDVSAATYVHDIVYRSESCLSQATSTHRSGTSQASSDLVVEYMSELHANCLDTALPVRCTSTAVGDTETCHVPSARVKKKSQGRRFSCCPKLPTVRIKMMIMLSQSFPNLRTTCHQHLHRSPVNVPCL from the exons atgcaggaggCTGATCCAGAATCAGCCGGCCCATCTCAGTcacaggagactgaagcagaaagagagatggaggatgctGATACAGAGTCAGCCGGCCCATCTCAGTCACAGGAgactgaagaagagagagagatgcagaaggGTGATCAGGACTTAGCCGGCCCATCTAACACATGGGAGCCACATCAGACTTTTCATTGCAACCTATCCTTGGCCCAGAGAAGCTCCTCCTCAGAACTCAAATTCTTAGGGGAGGAGATGACTGAGAA GCAATGGATTCTTTTTACTGAGAATATGCATGAAAGG TTCACCATATTTGAGGCTCATGCTAAGTGCAAGAACATCCTGTCATGGGTGAAGAAGGCCTCTTCAACTGAGGTGGTCCCTGCCCTTGATCTCAGCATGGATAGGGATTTGCCCTggacaccatcatcatcatcatcatcaacttCCTCCTCCTGGTCTTCAGTCGTAATCAATGTAGCAGATCTGGGAGCGGCCTCCACATGCCGCAGCATCAGATTCAGCCTTGGGCCAAGTCATGGGCCAAGCGAGGTCGCCAACCCTAGAACTGGTGCCAGCACACGGAACCcaactcccttcccctcccccatTTT CTCAGAGGAGTCTTTGGGAAATGAGGAAGAGGATGACAACCTAAGAAAATATTGCACCGCATctgaggacagagatagagaggattGGGACAGACCCCGCTCAGACCCCCTGAGGTCTGTGTTTGGACTGTCTCACAGCTTTATCTTCAGTCAGGTTCACAGAGACGCCCACAGGTCCCTGAGTGAGGTCATACTGCCGTCCATCCAGAGGAGACCGAAGAAGATGAGGCCTATTATTCTGTCTGCGGACACCAGGCTGATCATGGCCATTGTGGAGATCATCATCAAGCAGATAAATGCAAGTCTAGCCCAGATTGTGCTGAAAGGATGTGCCAGTCAGGGAGCCGAAGCTCCTTCGACCAGCATCAGCTCACTGAGCAGTCAATTTGCTGAGCAGATGCTGAGGATAATCACAACCACAATGAATGGCCATATTATGGGACAGATGGCACTCACTCGGCTGTCTGGAAAGTCCCCCCTGGAGATCGAGAGCAGGCTTGAGACAGAGCTAGGGCCACTGGCAGGTCAGGTCATTGTTGCAACCATCAGCAGCATCCAGAGGGCGAAGAGCGATGCTCAGACAGGACATGAGGTTCGGGTGTCCTCACCTTGCACCTACTTCCTGTCAGCTGTGTCGGCTGAGGTGCAGAGTCTGGTGGTCCAGAGATCAGGGACCAGGATGTCAGCCAGACAGTCAGGCAGCAACCACCTGCTGAACCTGTCTCAGGCGAAGATCACCAGGGCCGTCGAGTTGAAAATGGCTGAAATGTACGGCGGATCCCTGTGGGATTGGTCCCTGACAGAACAGAATATCCAGCCAGGTCATGACAGAATCACTGCCATGTCCAGTGATTTGGTGGATTTGGTGCTCGATGATACCCTGGATGCCCTTGGATATCTAGAGAACCAGGCATTATCCGGGCCCCAGAGCGTTGGCTACCGGAACGGGATTGAAGGCCTCGACATTGATGGTGTGGCAAGGGACATGGTCCGGAAAGCTGCAGTCAAACTCAAGGCATCCATGTCTGAGCTTGAACTGGAGGTGGGATCCAGATCCTCACAGGGCAGCAGTGGTCCCTCGAACCACTCACCTCTGTCTCGCTCCCACTCCGACCCGAGGATGCTCTGTGTCTGGTCAGCAGCGGGAGTCAGAACTGTCCTGCAAGTGTTAAAAACAGAGCTTGACAGCAACTCAGATGAGTCCTTTGATCCGCTCCAGATGGCTAGAAACCTTCTAGCACGTCTAGCGTCGGGTGTCAAGAGCATCGACAATCTGGAAATTGGTAAGATGCTCCAGGGCACCTCAGCAATCATGGAGCCGGAGGCTGTGAGAGAATACCCAGAAATATCTTCCACTGCCATCTACCACTCCCTGCTCATTGATTGTCCTTTCCCACCATCAGAGAGGGTTCAGGAAACAATTATCCTAAGCCATCCACTCACTGCACAGGACGTGACCACACAGAGGAAAAAGCAGCATTCTGCTGACCTTCAGACCGACAGCCTAATGGCAGAATACCCTGCCAAGGCACAACGGGTAGTGACTCAGGTCATAAGAGATTCTCCTTTAACCGTGGACATCCTGTCAGCCCACGTCTCCTCAAAGAACATTGCTGAGGCATCAACTCACGTTCTTGAGTCCCTTCTAGTGGACTTAAACGAGGCAGTTGAGGTGAGTAGGGCAGAGCGGAGCAAGTTCTGGGAACAGGTCCAGTTATCCTCCCAGAAACTTTACAGCACAGCTGTGGACAAGCTGAAGAGTTTGTACACTGGTTGCCTCCTCAACAACGAGCGAGACCACCAGGATACCCATGTAACCGCTGACAAAATCCAGGACATGGAAGTGTCTACCAACAATGACCTCAAAGACCCAACAGTTGCAGTCAGCCAGGAGTTAGTCCGACACAGCGCAAAGAAGATCCTCACAAAGGTTCTGAATGTGATCAAAGCCGGAGTAGCTGGCTCAGAGCACTCATCTGTGGGCGAGCAGATGACCGAAGAGTGCCAAGTTGCCACAGAGATGTTGGACTCCATTCTGAACAGACTAGAAGATGATGAGCCTGATGTGGGTGAAGAGGATCATCTTCATGTGATGTCTGTCCGTGACATCTACGAGGATGTCTCATCTAAAACCTCTCAGGTTTGTATGGTGATGAGTAGCCAGGCGATGGACGCGTTGACCGATGATGTGTCTGCCGCAACCTATGTGCATG ATATTGTGTACAGGTCAGAGAGTTGTCTCTCTCAGGCCACAAGTACCCACAGGTCAGGCACTAGCCAGGCCTCCAGTGACCTTGTTGTTGAGTACATGTCTGAGCTCCATGCCAACTGCCTTGACACCGCATTGCCTGTGAGGTGCACTTCTACAGCTGTTGGCGATACAGAGACTTGTCATGTCCCCTCTGCCAGAGTGAAGAAGAAGAGTCAGGGCCGGAGGTTCAGTTGCTGCCCAAAGTTGCCAACGGTCAGGATCAAG ATGATGATCATGCTGTCCCAATCATTCCCCAACTTGAGGACGACCTGCCACCAGCACCTGCACAGGAGTCCCGTAAACGTCCCCTGTTTGTGA
- the LOC109891905 gene encoding uncharacterized protein LOC109891905 isoform X1, with product MQEADPESAGPSQSQETEAEREMEDADTESAGPSQSQETEEEREMQKGDQDLAGPSNTWEPHQTFHCNLSLAQRSSSSELKFLGEEMTEKQWILFTENMHERFTIFEAHAKCKNILSWVKKASSTEVVPALDLSMDRDLPWTPSSSSSSTSSSWSSVVINVADLGAASTCRSIRFSLGPSHGPSEVANPRTGASTRNPTPFPSPIFSEESLGNEEEDDNLRKYCTASEDRDREDWDRPRSDPLRSVFGLSHSFIFSQVHRDAHRSLSEVILPSIQRRPKKMRPIILSADTRLIMAIVEIIIKQINASLAQIVLKGCASQGAEAPSTSISSLSSQFAEQMLRIITTTMNGHIMGQMALTRLSGKSPLEIESRLETELGPLAGQVIVATISSIQRAKSDAQTGHEVRVSSPCTYFLSAVSAEVQSLVVQRSGTRMSARQSGSNHLLNLSQAKITRAVELKMAEMYGGSLWDWSLTEQNIQPGHDRITAMSSDLVDLVLDDTLDALGYLENQALSGPQSVGYRNGIEGLDIDGVARDMVRKAAVKLKASMSELELEVGSRSSQGSSGPSNHSPLSRSHSDPRMLCVWSAAGVRTVLQVLKTELDSNSDESFDPLQMARNLLARLASGVKSIDNLEIGKMLQGTSAIMEPEAVREYPEISSTAIYHSLLIDCPFPPSERVQETIILSHPLTAQDVTTQRKKQHSADLQTDSLMAEYPAKAQRVVTQVIRDSPLTVDILSAHVSSKNIAEASTHVLESLLVDLNEAVEVSRAERSKFWEQVQLSSQKLYSTAVDKLKSLYTGCLLNNERDHQDTHVTADKIQDMEVSTNNDLKDPTVAVSQELVRHSAKKILTKVLNVIKAGVAGSEHSSVGEQMTEECQVATEMLDSILNRLEDDEPDVGEEDHLHVMSVRDIYEDVSSKTSQVCMVMSSQAMDALTDDVSAATYVHDIVYRSESCLSQATSTHRSGTSQASSDLVVEYMSELHANCLDTALPVRCTSTAVGDTETCHVPSARVKKKSQGRRFSCCPKLPTVRIKVFKGRVEPESHPAQKELPSQRFSTSRVALYDDHAVPIIPQLEDDLPPAPAQESRKRPLFVRMFRAISRAISKPFKGCAFCKKN from the exons atgcaggaggCTGATCCAGAATCAGCCGGCCCATCTCAGTcacaggagactgaagcagaaagagagatggaggatgctGATACAGAGTCAGCCGGCCCATCTCAGTCACAGGAgactgaagaagagagagagatgcagaaggGTGATCAGGACTTAGCCGGCCCATCTAACACATGGGAGCCACATCAGACTTTTCATTGCAACCTATCCTTGGCCCAGAGAAGCTCCTCCTCAGAACTCAAATTCTTAGGGGAGGAGATGACTGAGAA GCAATGGATTCTTTTTACTGAGAATATGCATGAAAGG TTCACCATATTTGAGGCTCATGCTAAGTGCAAGAACATCCTGTCATGGGTGAAGAAGGCCTCTTCAACTGAGGTGGTCCCTGCCCTTGATCTCAGCATGGATAGGGATTTGCCCTggacaccatcatcatcatcatcatcaacttCCTCCTCCTGGTCTTCAGTCGTAATCAATGTAGCAGATCTGGGAGCGGCCTCCACATGCCGCAGCATCAGATTCAGCCTTGGGCCAAGTCATGGGCCAAGCGAGGTCGCCAACCCTAGAACTGGTGCCAGCACACGGAACCcaactcccttcccctcccccatTTT CTCAGAGGAGTCTTTGGGAAATGAGGAAGAGGATGACAACCTAAGAAAATATTGCACCGCATctgaggacagagatagagaggattGGGACAGACCCCGCTCAGACCCCCTGAGGTCTGTGTTTGGACTGTCTCACAGCTTTATCTTCAGTCAGGTTCACAGAGACGCCCACAGGTCCCTGAGTGAGGTCATACTGCCGTCCATCCAGAGGAGACCGAAGAAGATGAGGCCTATTATTCTGTCTGCGGACACCAGGCTGATCATGGCCATTGTGGAGATCATCATCAAGCAGATAAATGCAAGTCTAGCCCAGATTGTGCTGAAAGGATGTGCCAGTCAGGGAGCCGAAGCTCCTTCGACCAGCATCAGCTCACTGAGCAGTCAATTTGCTGAGCAGATGCTGAGGATAATCACAACCACAATGAATGGCCATATTATGGGACAGATGGCACTCACTCGGCTGTCTGGAAAGTCCCCCCTGGAGATCGAGAGCAGGCTTGAGACAGAGCTAGGGCCACTGGCAGGTCAGGTCATTGTTGCAACCATCAGCAGCATCCAGAGGGCGAAGAGCGATGCTCAGACAGGACATGAGGTTCGGGTGTCCTCACCTTGCACCTACTTCCTGTCAGCTGTGTCGGCTGAGGTGCAGAGTCTGGTGGTCCAGAGATCAGGGACCAGGATGTCAGCCAGACAGTCAGGCAGCAACCACCTGCTGAACCTGTCTCAGGCGAAGATCACCAGGGCCGTCGAGTTGAAAATGGCTGAAATGTACGGCGGATCCCTGTGGGATTGGTCCCTGACAGAACAGAATATCCAGCCAGGTCATGACAGAATCACTGCCATGTCCAGTGATTTGGTGGATTTGGTGCTCGATGATACCCTGGATGCCCTTGGATATCTAGAGAACCAGGCATTATCCGGGCCCCAGAGCGTTGGCTACCGGAACGGGATTGAAGGCCTCGACATTGATGGTGTGGCAAGGGACATGGTCCGGAAAGCTGCAGTCAAACTCAAGGCATCCATGTCTGAGCTTGAACTGGAGGTGGGATCCAGATCCTCACAGGGCAGCAGTGGTCCCTCGAACCACTCACCTCTGTCTCGCTCCCACTCCGACCCGAGGATGCTCTGTGTCTGGTCAGCAGCGGGAGTCAGAACTGTCCTGCAAGTGTTAAAAACAGAGCTTGACAGCAACTCAGATGAGTCCTTTGATCCGCTCCAGATGGCTAGAAACCTTCTAGCACGTCTAGCGTCGGGTGTCAAGAGCATCGACAATCTGGAAATTGGTAAGATGCTCCAGGGCACCTCAGCAATCATGGAGCCGGAGGCTGTGAGAGAATACCCAGAAATATCTTCCACTGCCATCTACCACTCCCTGCTCATTGATTGTCCTTTCCCACCATCAGAGAGGGTTCAGGAAACAATTATCCTAAGCCATCCACTCACTGCACAGGACGTGACCACACAGAGGAAAAAGCAGCATTCTGCTGACCTTCAGACCGACAGCCTAATGGCAGAATACCCTGCCAAGGCACAACGGGTAGTGACTCAGGTCATAAGAGATTCTCCTTTAACCGTGGACATCCTGTCAGCCCACGTCTCCTCAAAGAACATTGCTGAGGCATCAACTCACGTTCTTGAGTCCCTTCTAGTGGACTTAAACGAGGCAGTTGAGGTGAGTAGGGCAGAGCGGAGCAAGTTCTGGGAACAGGTCCAGTTATCCTCCCAGAAACTTTACAGCACAGCTGTGGACAAGCTGAAGAGTTTGTACACTGGTTGCCTCCTCAACAACGAGCGAGACCACCAGGATACCCATGTAACCGCTGACAAAATCCAGGACATGGAAGTGTCTACCAACAATGACCTCAAAGACCCAACAGTTGCAGTCAGCCAGGAGTTAGTCCGACACAGCGCAAAGAAGATCCTCACAAAGGTTCTGAATGTGATCAAAGCCGGAGTAGCTGGCTCAGAGCACTCATCTGTGGGCGAGCAGATGACCGAAGAGTGCCAAGTTGCCACAGAGATGTTGGACTCCATTCTGAACAGACTAGAAGATGATGAGCCTGATGTGGGTGAAGAGGATCATCTTCATGTGATGTCTGTCCGTGACATCTACGAGGATGTCTCATCTAAAACCTCTCAGGTTTGTATGGTGATGAGTAGCCAGGCGATGGACGCGTTGACCGATGATGTGTCTGCCGCAACCTATGTGCATG ATATTGTGTACAGGTCAGAGAGTTGTCTCTCTCAGGCCACAAGTACCCACAGGTCAGGCACTAGCCAGGCCTCCAGTGACCTTGTTGTTGAGTACATGTCTGAGCTCCATGCCAACTGCCTTGACACCGCATTGCCTGTGAGGTGCACTTCTACAGCTGTTGGCGATACAGAGACTTGTCATGTCCCCTCTGCCAGAGTGAAGAAGAAGAGTCAGGGCCGGAGGTTCAGTTGCTGCCCAAAGTTGCCAACGGTCAGGATCAAG GTGTTCAAGGGCAGAGTGGAACCAGAGAGCCACCCCGCTCAAAAGGAGCTGCCTTCGCAGCGTTTCAGCACCTCTCGAGTTGCGCTGT ATGATGATCATGCTGTCCCAATCATTCCCCAACTTGAGGACGACCTGCCACCAGCACCTGCACAGGAGTCCCGTAAACGTCCCCTGTTTGTGAGAATGTTCCGGGCCATTTCCAGGGCCATCTCAAAGCCATTCAAGGGCTGTGCTTTTTGCAAGAAGAATTAG
- the LOC109893271 gene encoding U3 small nucleolar RNA-associated protein 18 homolog, with product MDKVGIHSRKGRETMKRVSEPEPDYEQEVLKRHKNAQAVTVLGEEDASVKLLEYLVFGAEDDLVERLVEDREDGGATLLDDDDSSESDVEDEARLTVQTTRTAVWEDDNDDLEEEVDMTHRFRRDLTKSDAEAKMSKQKLQQRMKEQFQKAMGGMPSWAESKVRKKNKKKDDSDNEDEDGDDLMRKTGNFVGSSDSLPKGIIRMKKCLHANNDRPSEDRLTTVQFHPSAQVVMTAGLDQSISLFQVDGKTNPKIQSIHLEKFPVHKAQFSVDGDQVVATSFRNKLFYIYDMMEGKVIPVHTVRGLREQRVKEFEVSPDGESLLLTGTSGYLHVLTMKTKEVVNSMKINGNIAGVAFSHDGSKVFTNSEEGEVYIWDMRSSKCLNRFTDDGCVSGTSMAASKNGQYLACGSAAGVVNVYSQEECMRQNNPKPLKAIMNLVTSATFLRFNPTSEILAIASRADDEAARLVHIPSFTVFSNFPMFQRRTIYRAHRMDFSPNSGFFSLANNKGHAPLFRLLHYKNF from the exons ATGGACAAAGTCGGTATACACTctagaaaggggagagagacgaTGAAGAGAGTCTCTGAACCAGAGCCTGACTACGAGCAAGAAGTGTTAAAAAGACACAAAAACGCCCAAGCAGTGACTGTTTTAGGCGAAGAAGATGCATCTGTAAAACTTCTTGAATATCTTGTTTTTGGTGCTGAAGATGATCTTGTGGAAAGGCTCGTGGAG GACAGAGAGGATGGCGGTGCCACACTTCTGGATGATGACGATTCCAGCGAATCTGATGTAGAGGATGAAGCACGGCTGACGGTTCAGACAACCAGGACAGCAGTGTGGGAGGATGATAATGATGATCTGGAGGAAGA AGTGGACATGACACACCGGTTCCGTAGAGACCTGACCAAGAGTGACGCAGAGGCCAAGATGTCCAAACAGAAGTTACAGCAGAGGATGAAAGAACA GTTCCAAAAAGCAATGGGTGGAATGCCGTCCTGGGCAGAGTCAAAAGTCAGGAAAAAGAATAAGAAAAAAG ATGACTCTGATAATGAAGATGAGGATGGAGATGACCTGATGAGGAAGACAGGCAACTTTGTTGGCTCATCCGACAGTCTTCCCAAAGGAATCATACGG ATGAAGAAGTGCCTACACGCCAACAACGACCGGCCGTCTGAGGACCGGCTGACCACGGTGCAGTTCCACCCCTCCGCCCAGGTTGTCATGACAGCAGGGCTCGACCAGtccatctctctgttccag gTTGATGGGAAGACCAACCCTAAGATTCAGAGTATTCACCTGGAGAAGTTCCCGGTGCACAAGGCCCAGTTCAGTGTGGACGGGGATCAGGTGGTGGCCACCAGTTTCAGGAACAAGCTGTTTTACATCTACGACATGATGGAGGGCAAGGTCATCCCAGTCCACACTgtcagag GTCTGAGggaacagagagtgaaagagTTTGAAGTCTCCCCTGATGGAGAATCCCTCCTTCTCACTGGCACCTCCGGATACCTCCACGTGTTAACAATGAAG aCTAAGGAGGTAGTGAACAGCATGAAGATCAACGGAAACATCGCAGGAGTGGCTTTCTCCCACGACGGCAGCAAAGTCTTCACCAACTCAG AGGAGGGTGAGGTGTATATATGGGACATGAGGAGCAGTAAATGCCTGAACAGGTTCACAGATGATGGCTGTGTGAGTGGGACCTCCATGGCTGCATCCAAGAACGGACAGTATCTGGCCTGCGG GTCAGCGGCAGGTGTGGTGAACGTGTACTCCCAGGAGGAGTGTATGCGGCAGAACAACCCAAAGCCTCTGAAGGCCATCATGAACTTGGTGACCTCCGCCACCTTTCTCCGCTTCAACCCCACCTCCGAGATCCTGGCCATCGCCTCCAGGGCTGACGACGAGGCTGCCCGattg GTTCATATCCCCAGCTTCACAGTGTTCTCCAACTTCCCCATGTTCCAGAGGAGAACCATATACAGGGCCCACCGCATGGACTTCTCCCCAAACAGCGGCTTCTTCTCCCTGGCCAACAACAAGGGCCATGCCCCTCTCTTCAG GTTGTTGCATTACAAAAACTTTTGA